The following coding sequences lie in one Eubacterium ventriosum genomic window:
- a CDS encoding helix-turn-helix domain-containing protein: protein MFTLPTIDTVGTGIRIMDLRKKAGLSVKDLQMMLGFATPNAIYKWQNGAAMPTLDNFIVLATIFNVPIDDIIVIDNKTNMQIGA from the coding sequence ATGTTTACATTACCCACAATAGATACAGTTGGTACAGGAATAAGAATCATGGATTTAAGAAAGAAAGCAGGATTATCTGTCAAAGATTTACAGATGATGCTTGGATTTGCAACTCCAAATGCAATATACAAATGGCAGAATGGTGCTGCAATGCCAACACTGGATAATTTTATCGTGTTGGCAACAATATTTAACGTACCTATTGACGACATTATAGTTATTGATAATAAAACGAACATGCAAATAGGTGCATGA
- a CDS encoding flavodoxin family protein has product MKIVIINGSARKGNTLTAINAFIKGASEKNEIEIIEPDKLNIAPCKGCGVCQCSKGCVDKDDTNPTIDKIAAADMILFATPVYWWGMSAQLKLVIDKCYCRGLQLKNKKVGTIVVGGSPVDSIQYELIDKQFDCMAKYLSWDMLFNKSYYATARDELEKNKNSMNELEKIGKNL; this is encoded by the coding sequence ATGAAAATTGTAATCATTAATGGAAGTGCCAGAAAAGGAAACACGCTGACAGCAATCAATGCATTTATAAAAGGAGCGTCAGAAAAGAATGAAATTGAAATCATTGAACCCGACAAACTCAACATTGCACCATGCAAGGGATGTGGTGTCTGTCAATGCTCTAAGGGATGCGTCGATAAGGATGATACAAATCCCACAATTGATAAAATTGCTGCCGCAGATATGATTCTTTTTGCTACGCCAGTTTATTGGTGGGGAATGTCAGCACAATTGAAATTAGTCATTGATAAGTGCTACTGCCGTGGATTGCAGTTAAAAAATAAAAAAGTGGGCACGATTGTTGTAGGTGGTTCTCCCGTAGACAGTATCCAGTATGAGCTGATTGATAAGCAGTTTGACTGTATGGCAAAATATCTTTCATGGGACATGCTTTTCAATAAATCATATTATGCAACAGCCAGAGATGAACTTGAAAAAAATAAGAATTCCATGAACGAACTTGAGAAAATCGGAAAAAATTTATAA
- a CDS encoding DUF6440 family protein → MAKKEERFEVTFRDGSQLKDEGVRQILVDKETGVNYLCWKSGYGAAITPLLDSEGKVIVTK, encoded by the coding sequence ATGGCAAAGAAAGAAGAAAGATTTGAAGTTACATTTAGAGACGGAAGTCAACTTAAGGATGAAGGAGTTCGCCAAATCCTTGTAGATAAGGAGACTGGGGTTAACTATCTTTGTTGGAAATCTGGATATGGAGCGGCTATTACACCTCTTCTGGATTCAGAAGGAAAAGTCATAGTTACAAAGTAA